Genomic window (Nitrosophilus kaiyonis):
GCTAAGCTCTTTTTGTCTTTCAAGTTCAGCTCTTTTTTCTGCGTAAACTCTTGCAGTTTCAGCATCTTTAACTGCAATCATAACATCACCAGCATTTGGGACTTTATCAAGTCCTATAACAACTCCTGGCTCTCCTGGAGCAATCTCTTTTATATTTTTTCCTTCATCATTTATAAGACTTCTAACTCTACCATATGCTATACCACAAACAATATGATCACCTTGATGAAGAGTACCATTTTTTACGATAACTGTAGCTACAGGTCCTCTTCCTTTTTCTAAAGAGCTCTCTATAACAACTGCTTTTGCTTCTCTTTTTGGATTAGCTTTTAACTCTAAAACTTCTGCTTGAAGAAGAATAGTCTCAAGTAGATCATCAATTCCTTGGCCAGTTAATGCGCTAACCTCAACAAACTCATACTCCCCGCCCCACTCAATTGGAGTAATGCCTAGTTCAGAGAGTTGAGATTTTACAAGGTCTGGATTAGCATCTGGTTTATCAATCTTATTGATTGCAACAATCATAGGTACATCTGCACTTTTCGCGTGATTTACCGCTTCAACTGTTTGAGGCTTTACACCATCATCTGCTGCAACAACAATGATTGCTATATCAGTAACTTGGGCACCTCTTGCTCTCATTTCCGTAAAGGCTTCGTGGCCAGGTGTATCAATAAATGTAATTTTTTTGCCATCTTTTGTAACCATATAAGCACCAATGTGCTGAGTAATTCCACCTGCTTCTTTTTCTGTTACTTTTGTTTTTCTAATTCTATCAAGTAAAGATGTTTTACCATGGTCAACATGACCCATTACAGTAATTACTGGTGGTCTCTCTTCTAAATAATCATCTTCAATAGAATCATATGCTTTTACATAATCTATCTCTTCTTCCATATTTTTTGTTTTAATATCTAAATCAAACTCTTCGCCAAGAATCTCTAAAGTATCTTTATCAAGAAAATCATTTTTTGTTACCATCATACCAAGATTAAAAAGAACTTTTATAACTTCACCAACACTTTTATTTATCTTTTCTGCAAATTCATAAACTCTTATGTTTTCTGGTATAACAATCTCTTTAATCTCTTTTTCCTCTTTAACCTCTTTTTTCTTTTTCTTTTTCTTTTTACCTCTACTTAAACTTCTTGTCTCAAGAGTAAAGCTTTTTCTTGATACTTTTAATTTTTTCTCATCAAGCTCTTTTTTCTTTTTCTCTTCCTCTTCTACTTTTTGAAGCTCTTCACTAAAATCAGGAAGCACTACCTCTTCTTCTTCCAATTCAACACTTACATTACTTAAATCTCTATCTGCTAATATCTCAATTTTTTTACCTGTCTCTTTTTTTGTAGGAGCAGGAGCTTTTTTTGCTTTTTTAGGTTTTCTTTTAGGAAGTTCTATCTCTTCTTTTTCCTCTTTTTTAGGTGCTGTTACTTCTTCAATTTTCTCTTTTTCTTTTGCCTCTTCAACAGCTTTTTTCTTTTTAACTATAACAAGACCTCTTCTTTTTTTAACACTACTTGGGGCAAGAGACTCTTTTTCTTTAACCTCTTTTTCTTTAATTTCTTCTTTTTTTACTTTTATTTTCTTCTCTTCTACTTTTTTTACACTCTCTTTTTTCTCTTCTTTTGCTTCTACTTTTTCTTTCTTTTCAACTTTCTTAGTTTCAGGTGTCTTCTCTTTTTGTGGTTTTGCACCACTCATTATATATTCCATCAAATTTTGTGCATCTTCTAATGTTACACCGCTTGATGCTGCTTTAACATTAAGACCTAACTCTTTTGCTTTTTCTACTACTTCTTTACTTTTTAAACCAAGTTCACTTGCAATCTCATGGATTCTCACTTTATCCATTATCTATAATCTCCTTTAACATTTTAAGGGCCGTTTTTGGATCAATTTTGCATATTTTTGCCAAATTTTTAGCTAAATTTTTATCATTTAAACACTTTTTACATATATAAAAACTTCTACCTATACCGCTATGTTTTGTGATTTTTTTATTCACACATTGAAGTCTTAAAAGATCCTTTTGTAAAAAGCGTTCTTTACAATTTATGCACATTCTAATCGGCTTGCTCATTGGGGCTAATTATACCAAAAAGTTAAGATTTACCAAAAT
Coding sequences:
- the infB gene encoding translation initiation factor IF-2; translation: MDKVRIHEIASELGLKSKEVVEKAKELGLNVKAASSGVTLEDAQNLMEYIMSGAKPQKEKTPETKKVEKKEKVEAKEEKKESVKKVEEKKIKVKKEEIKEKEVKEKESLAPSSVKKRRGLVIVKKKKAVEEAKEKEKIEEVTAPKKEEKEEIELPKRKPKKAKKAPAPTKKETGKKIEILADRDLSNVSVELEEEEVVLPDFSEELQKVEEEEKKKKELDEKKLKVSRKSFTLETRSLSRGKKKKKKKKEVKEEKEIKEIVIPENIRVYEFAEKINKSVGEVIKVLFNLGMMVTKNDFLDKDTLEILGEEFDLDIKTKNMEEEIDYVKAYDSIEDDYLEERPPVITVMGHVDHGKTSLLDRIRKTKVTEKEAGGITQHIGAYMVTKDGKKITFIDTPGHEAFTEMRARGAQVTDIAIIVVAADDGVKPQTVEAVNHAKSADVPMIVAINKIDKPDANPDLVKSQLSELGITPIEWGGEYEFVEVSALTGQGIDDLLETILLQAEVLELKANPKREAKAVVIESSLEKGRGPVATVIVKNGTLHQGDHIVCGIAYGRVRSLINDEGKNIKEIAPGEPGVVIGLDKVPNAGDVMIAVKDAETARVYAEKRAELERQKELSKSTKVTLEELSQLVKEGQIKKLPVIIKADTQGSLEAIKGSLEKLKNEEVKIDIIHAGVGAITESDVTLADASDNAIILGFNVRPTGSVKNKAKQLGVQIKTYSIIYDLIDDVKALLSGLLSPVIKEEAIGQAEVRETFNVPKVGTVAGCMVTDGKIERNAKARVIRDGVVIYDTKIASLKRFKEDVKEVTKGYECGIMLENFNDIKVGDYIEAYKEVEEAATL
- a CDS encoding DUF448 domain-containing protein, with protein sequence MCINCKERFLQKDLLRLQCVNKKITKHSGIGRSFYICKKCLNDKNLAKNLAKICKIDPKTALKMLKEIIDNG